The sequence CCGAGCACAATCGAAACAGTCGGCTTAGACATCGAGGCTAACATTTCTGCAATGGCTAACCCTGCTTCCACATCACCACCTACTGTATTTAATACGACGAGCAAACCCTCAATATTCGGATTTTGCTCAATCGCTACAATTTGTGGAATAAGATGTTCATATTTCGTTGTTTTGTTTTGTGGCGGTAATTGAATATGCCCTTCAATTTGTCCAACAATCGTTAAACAATGGATCGTTGAATCTGAAGGAAGTTGTGGAATATTCGTTTGACCGAGCTGTACAATATTTTCTGTCGGAGACGGCTTCGTTTCCTCTTGAGATATATCACGCTCGTCCATAACACAATCCCCTTTCTGTCGTGTGATGTCGTTAGTATGCGTGAACATCGACATGTTCATACAAAAAACACCTGCGCGCCGCAGGTGTTTTCTTGACTTTGAGCATGTTGTTTTATACTTCCATAATAATTGGTAAAATCATCGGTTTTCGTTTTGTTTTTTCAAATAAATATTGGCTAAGTGCATCACGAATGTTTGTTTTTAATGAAGACCATTCAATGACGTAATCTTCCATACTTTTTTCCACAATCTCTTTCACAATTTTTATTGATTCTTCGAAAAGTGTTTCGGATTCACGCACATATACAAATCCGCGTGAAATCATTTCTGGCCCAGCAACGACGCGCTTCTCTTGTTTACTTAACGTTACAACAACGATCATAATTCCATCTTGTGACAGTAAGCGACGATCACGCAACACAATATTTCCTACGTCTCCAATGCCTAACCCATCAATTAAAATTTGACCGCTCGGCACCTTGCCACCAAGACGGGCGTGACCGTTGCGAAATTCGATAACTTCCCCTTTTTCAATTAGAAAAATCGCATCTTGACGAATGCCGACCGCTTGGGCAATTTTCCCATGCGCCTTTTGCATACGAAACTCTCCATGCACCGGAATAAAATATTTTGGTTTCATAAAATTTAACATAAGCTTTAATTCTTCCTGATACCCGTGCCCAGGCACATGGACTTGACGTTGTCCGTACACGACATTTGCTCCTGCACGATATAGAGCATCAATTGTGCGAGCAATAAATAACTCATGCCCTGGCATCGGAGAAGAAGCGACAATAACTGTGTCTTCTTCTTTAATATTGATGTATTTGTGCGCCTGTTTCGCCATGCGTGCTAACGCCACCATCGGTTCTCCTTGATTGCCTGTCGTTAAAATGACTAAATCACGATCGTTGTAACGGTCGACTTCCCCCATCGAAATAATCATGTTTTCATCCAATTTCAAGTACCCAAGGCGCACCGCGATATCGATGACTTTATGCATATGACGGCTCATAATGACCACTTTCCGTCGATGATCACGAGCAGCGTTTAGCACTTGTTGAATGCGTGTAATGTTCGAGGCAAAGCAAGCGACAATCACACGCCCATGGGCATTGTAAATAACATCGGAAATTTCTTGACCAACAATCGCTTCAGAACCAGTATATCCCGGTTTTTCTGCGTTTGTACTGTCGGATAGTAAACAAAGCACTCCTTGCGCTCCGATTTTCGCCATTTTACCAAAATCGGTGCGACATATGCCAACAGGTGTTTGATCAAATTTAAAATCGCTCGTATATACAATGGCGCCTTGCGATGTTTGAATGCTTACACCAAGACAATCCGGGATACTATGGTTCGTTTGGAAAAACGACACAATCGCTTTTTCAAACACAATTTCACTGTCAGCATGTACTTCGATGCGCTTCGCTTTCGATGTAATCCCTTGCTCTTTCAATTTTTCTTCCATGAGCGCAAGCGTCAACTTTGCCCCGTACACAGGTACAGTAATTTTTCGCAACACGTATGCAATTGCGCCAATATGATCGTCATGACCGTGTGTTAAAAAAATGCCACGAATACGTTCTTGTTGTTCCACTAAATACGAAATATCAGGAATAACCATATCAATGCCGAACATCTCGTCCTCTGGAAACATAAGTCCTGCATCAAGGACAAAAATGTCTTCGTCCACCTCGACGACATACATGTTTTTGCCTACCTCTCCCACGCCGCCGAGAGCAAACACACGAATTTTCTCTGCTTGTTTCATCTTAAATCCTCCTACAGTCAACCAAACTTACCCGCTCAAAGTCACTTACATCCATTATAACTGATTCAACAATAAAAAAGAAAGGGATGAATTCCCTTTCTTTTAACGTTGTAGCACGTGCATGAGTTGCAAACGTTCTTGTTCCGTCAACGGTACAAGTGGTAGTCGAACAGAACCAACATCTAATCCCTTCAACTGTAAAGCAGTTTTTACTGGTACAGGACTTGGAGCAGCAAATAGCGCCTTCATGATCGGCAATAGTTTTTGGTGTATCGTTGCCGCTTTTTTATTGTCTCCGCTCATGAAAGCTTCTATCATTTCTTTCATTTCGTTGCCGATAATATGCGAGGCAACGGAAACGACACCTTTTCCACCAATAGCTAATACAGGAAGGGTCAATCCATCATCTCCGCTATATAGCATAAAATCATCGCGCGTTTTTGCTATAATTTCCGTCATCGCATCTAAATTTCCGCTTGCATCTTTGACAGCTACAATGTTTGGAATTTCGGAGAGGCGAACGATTGTTTCAACGGAAATATTGACGACAGCTCGCCCTGGAATGTTGTACACCATGACAGGCAACGACGTGCTTTCAGCAATCGCTTTATAATGTTGGTAAATTCCTTCTTGGTTCGGTTTGTTGTAATACGGCGCGACGATCATCACCGCATCGACACCGATTTGTTCTGCCTTTTTCGTTAGTTCAATCGATACACGCGTATTGTTGCTCCCTGTTCCAGCAATAACAGGGACACGTCCATCAACAACGTCGACAACGTGACGGAAAAGCGCCAACTTTTCTTCTGTCGTTAACGTTGGAGATTCTCCTGTTGTTCCAGCAACAACGAGTGAATCTGTACCGTTTTCAATTAAATAGTTCACTAATTGCGTTGTTTTCGCAAAATCGATGTTCCCTTTATTGTCAAATGGGGTGACCATCGCTGTGGCAATTTGACCAAATTGAACCACAATGTTTCACTCCTAACTGAAATCATATTGTTTTTGTTCCGCAAGTTGAAATGCATCATGTAATGCATTTACCGCTTCTTTTAAATGCTCCTCTTTCACAAGTACCCAAATGGTTGTGTGGCTATCAGCCGACTGCAAAATTTGAATGCCTCGTTCAGATAGTGCTGTCACAATTTTTGCGGTTACTCCCGGAACGCCAGCAATACCCGCTCCGACAGTCGATACTTTCGCGCAACCGCGCGTGACGGTTGGCTCATAGCCAAGCTTTTGCAACGTGGCGATTGCTCGATCTGCGACGTCGCTTGATACCGTATATACAACGCCATTTGGTGAAATGTTAATAAAGTCTACACTAATTCCTTCATTTGCCATTGCTTTAAATACTTCAGCTTGTAAATCGTAATGTCCCTCTTTTGCAGGCACTTTAATTTGCGTAATGTTTGAAACGTGGGCAATTCCTGTGACTAATCGTTCTTTTACATCGCTTCCTTTTTTTTCAATCGATGTAACGAGCGTTCCCGGTGAATCAGAATACGTCGAGCGAATGCGCAAAGGCACTTTCGCTTGCATCGCAATTTCGACCGCACGCGGATGGATGACTTTTGCCCCTTGATATGCCATATTGCAAATTTCTGTATATGTTACAACATCAAGCGGTCGCGCATTTTCTACGATGCGCGGATCCGCCGTCATTACACCTTCGACGTCAGTGAAAATGTCAACCCATTCTGCACCGAGTGCAGCCCCAAGCGCAGCTGCCGACGTATCGCTTCCGCCGCGCCCGATCGTTGTCACATCTCCGTTTTCAGCAGCACCTTGAAAGCCTGCGACAACGACAACATCATGCTCTTTTAGCGCACGCAACAACCGTTCACAACGCATATCAATAATTTTTGCATTCGTATAGTCGTTGTTTGTGCGAAAACCAGCTTGCGCTCCTGTAAAGGCTGTCGCTTTGATACCATGTTTATTTAACATGTTTGTAAAAACGACGCTTGAAATAATTTCCCCGCACGCCATCAATAAATCTTTTTCGCGGTTTGTCACATGTGCATTCGCTCCATCAATGAGGCTGAGCAACGTATCTGTTGCATACGGATCCCCTTTTCTCCCCATCGCAGAAACGACGACAACGACTTTATAACCGTCTTGCAACGCTTTTTCAATATGTTTGCGCGCTAAATTCCGGCCGTGTTCATCACGAACAGACGTGCCACCAAACTTTTGAACGATAATTTTCAACGTCAACACCTCGATGCTGATTTTACGCTTTCACAAGCCCTAATTTTAAAAGACTTTCAGCGATTTGAACAGAGTTCCACGCCGCTCCCTTTAACAAGTTATCAGAAACGATCCATAAATGGAACCCTGTATCACGATGTAAATCTTTGCGAATGCGACCGACGAATACGTCATTTTGCCCTGTTGCAAACAACGGCATCGGATAAAGCTGCTCGCTTGGATCGTCTTGCAACACGACACCAGGCGCTTCTTTTAGTAACGACTTCAACTGCTCGGCCGTTACGCCTTCTTGCTCAATTTCAATATATACAGATTCCGAATGCCCTACCATCACCGGAATGCGCACGCATGTTGCCGCTACTTCCAATTCAGGCATATGCATAATTTTTTTCGTTTCGTTAATCATTTTCATTTCTTCAAATGTAAATCCATTGTCTTGAAACTTATCAATCTGTGGAATGGCGTTAAATGCAATCGGATAATGTTTGCGATCCGATTTTACCGGTAAAATTTCCGGCGTCACTTCTTCGCCGTTTAACATGTGCGCTGCTTGCGTTTTTAACTCTTCTACCGCTTGTGCTCCTGCGCCTGACACCGCTTGATATGTCGAGACGATGACGCGCTTTAATCCGAACGCTTGACGAATCGGTTCGAGCGCCACAACCATCTGGATCGTTGAGCAGTTTGGATTTGCGATAATTCCGTTATGCCAATGTAAATCTGCTTCGTTTACTTCAGGGACGACAAGCGGTACGTTTTCGTCCATGCGAAATGCACTCGTATTATCAACAACGACCGCTCCGCGTTTCACCGCCTCGGGAGCAAGTTGCTTTGATACAGATCCACCTGCGCTAAATAGCGCGATATGCACACCTTCAAAACTTTCCGGTTTTGCTACTTGCACTTCAATTTCTTCACCTTTAAATACGACTTTTTTTCCAGCTGAACGCTCCGATGAAAGTAAAGATAGTTTTGCAATTGGGAAATTTCTTTTTTCTAACGTTTGAATCATTTGTTGTCCGACAGCTCCTGTCGCACCAACGACGGCGACATGTAATCCTTTTTGCTCCATCTCTTCTTCTCCTTCCAACTCATAGGCAATTTTAATATCATTTATTTTAGCACATTCATTCGTAAAGGAGAGACGTTTTTTATAAATTTTCTTTCAACTGTTTATTTATGAGCGACGATATTCAACGATGACTGGTTGAATTTGCCGACCTTCGAGCGCCGCTTCTACCGTATCAAGCAACAACGGCATATGAGCAACCATCGAATTCGGTTTTTTGAACGGATCATCTTGCCCAAATGGGATGAAGTAAATATTTTTTGCTGCCATTAATCGCATTAAATTAACACCGTTTAAACCGAGCGCATCGTTTGTCGAAATGCCAACAACAACGGGACGATGATTGCGCATCGTTGCTTTTGCAGCCATTAATACAGGCGAATCCGTCAGCGCGTTCGCTAATTTGCTCATCGAATTTCCGGTTAGTGGCGCAATAACCATGCAATCAAGCGGTAATTTCGGTCCTAATGGTTCCGCTTTTACAATTGTATCAATGACTTGATGACCTGTCATCTCTTCAAGCTTTTTCACCCATTCTTCTCCTTTACCGAATCGGGTATTTGTCGATTGCACCGTATACGAAACAATCGGGATGACGTCTGCCCCTTTCGCAATTAATTTTTCAATTTCCGGCATTACCGCATCATATGTGCAATGAGAGCCTGTTAAACCAAAACCAATGCGCTTTCCTTGTACGTTCATTTTTTATTCTCCTTTCGTTTTTTCAAATCTGCAGAAAGAAGTTGCGCCAATACATTTGCGACAATTTGCCCCGCTGTTTTTGGCGCGACAATGCCGGGAAGTCCCGGGGCTAATAGCGCTTGAATGCCGCGCTTTTCCGCATATCGAAAATCCGTGCCACCAGGTTTTGATGCCAAGTCAACAATAAGCGTATGAGCAGGCATTTTCGCAATGACGCTTGCGGTTACAACAGGATATGGGATCGTATTAATACAAACGTCAATATCTTCCACGTGTTGTTCTAAATCGTTTAAATGAAACGGCTCTAACGCCATCTCTGCAATGCGCGCTAAATGTTCGGAGCGGCGGGCTCCCACTTTTACTTTTGCACCTAAAGCTGCAAACGTTCGAGCGACCGTCATCCCTACACGTCCCAAACCTAAAACAGCAACGCGTGATCCATGAATCGTCACATCTGTATGTTGAATGACCATCATGACCGTTCCTTCTGCCGTTGGAATCGAGTTATAAATGGCGACATCGTCTCGCTCAAATAGTTGCACATGTTTTCGACCAACGGATTTGACGACGTGGTCTAAATAGTCATTTGTAATTCCTGAATAAACGGTGCAACGCGCCGGGGTTTGACGAAGCAATTCTTCAGTAAACGTCATTTTTTCGTTTGAAAATACCGTTTGAATTTCACCGTCCATGCTCGTTCCGTGAACAGGTAAAATAATGGCGTCTACTTCGTGAAAATCGACTTCGTGAATTTTCATTTTCGTTACTCCAGCAAAGCCATGGTCTAATTGATCGAAGCCAACGAGCGACAATTTTGCGTCAAGTTCCATCAATTTCCGAATGACTTCAAGCTGCCGAGCGTCCCCACCGATGATCGCAACGTGCATTCCTGTCAGCATGAGTTCATTCACCCTCTTATACATCTAGTTTTTTGCCCGTCGTTACTTTCACATCTTATGATGTCAGTCATCAAACGGTGAGCGGAAAATGAAAAAAGACACCCCTTGAGGTGTCTAATCATCGACATCAATTAAAATCATATCTGAGCCGATCTTTTTTACACGGCTCCATGGTACGCGTATATCTGTTCCATCTTTCCGAAAGCCAAACCATTTTGTTGTTGGAATTAAAAGTGCTTGAATTTGACCTGTTCGTTCATTAATTTCTAAATCAGTCTGTCCTAAAATACCGAGCCGCTCTGCTCGCTTCATATCAACAATTTCTTTTCCGCTTAATTCACTTAATCGCATATGATGCCCCCTTTCTTTATCATTGTAGAAAAAAGGGCATAAAAAAATGCCTGCAAGTTCATTGTTGCAGGCTTTTTGGCAATGTTCCTTCCGGGCTGATTAGCGCAACAGAGAAGTCATCTGTAAAAATCGTTTGCGCCATGCGGTCAACGCTTTCTTTTGTTACGCGATCAATGCTTTCAATAATTTCGTCAAGCGAGCGGTGACGGCCAAGCAGAAGTTCATTTTTTCCATTTCGGCTCATACGGCCGTTTGTACTTTCTAGGCTAAGCATTAAGTTCCCTTTCATTTGCTCTTTACTATTTTCTAGCTCTTTTTCCGTAATGCCATCTTGTTTTAATTGTTCAATTGTTTGTTGAATCGTATCGAATAAAAGATCAAGTTGTTGGCTTCCTGTCCCACCATAAATTGTTACCATTCCTCCGTCGCGATATGCGGAATGGTATGAGAAAATGGAATAAGCTAATCCACGTTGTTCGCGCACTTCTTGAAACAGTCGGCTGCTCATGCTTCCACCTAAAATATTGTTTAAAATAATTAAGCTATAAACATCTTCATGACCAATTGGTAACCCATTAAATCCAATGCATACGTGCGCTTGCTCTGTCTCTTTTTTGCGCGCGATTTTATTCGGGTAAAACGATGGTGCTACATACACGTCGTTCCCTTTTTGTCTCGTAAACGAACCAAAGTAAGCTTCTACTTGTTGAATAAACGATTCATCGACATTCCCTGCGATCGAAATGACGACCCGATCTGGAGTATACGTTTCGTACATGTATTGCCGCAACGTATCGCCTGTAAATGTCGCTAACGTTTGCTCCGTTCCTAAAATCGGGTAGCCGAGAGGGTGGTTGCCGTAACTTGCCTTACTCAATAGATCATGAACGAGATCATCTGGTGTATCTTCATACATTTTAATTTCTTCGAATACAACATTTTTTTCTTTTTGTAATTCTTCGTCTACAAACGTCGAATGGAAGAACATATCGGCTAGTATGTCTAAAGCAAATGACGCATGTGTATCTAACACTTTGGCATAATAGCACGTGTACTCTTTTGACGTAAACGCATTGACTTGACCGCCAATGCGATCGAACGATTCCGCAATATCGCGCGCTGTGCGCGTTTTCGTTCCTTTAAAAAACATATGTTCAAGAAAGTGTGAAATACCGTTGTTTTGTTCATTTTCATTGCGTGATCCGGTGCCAATCCAAATGCCGATCGCCACGGATCGAACCGTTGGAATGTGTTCGAGTACAACTCTTACCCCGTTTTGACATGTATATGTTTTAATCAAGTCCCTTCCTCCTACTTTTTACAATTCTTTCCTCACTTAATAATGTGGACACATTGTCAATTGCGTATTCTTGTTTTTGTAATGATTGAATTAACGGCTCTAACGCCTTTACCGTTGATACGGTCGGATGCATTAAAATCATCGCTCCGTTATGCACTTTTGATGTTACTCGTTCCACTATAACAGAAGGTGATGGTTTTTGCCAATCAATTGTATCGACCGTCCATAAAATCGTATACATGCCAAGCTCATGGGCAATGTATACGACATCATCACGATAACTGCCGCTTGGCGGAGCAAATAGACGAGGTTTTATTCCTGTTGCCGCCTCAATTGCATCATTTGTTTTGACAATTTGTTCCCGAATGGCTTGTTTACTCATCGTTTTCATATCTGGATGATTGTATGAATGATTGCCAATTTCATGCCCGGCATCTGCAATCATTTTCGCTAGTTGTGGATTTTCTTTTACCCAACGCCCTTCTAAAAAAAACGTTGCACGTACGTTGTATTTTTCAAGAATATGTAACATACTTGGGATATGTTCGCTTCCCCATGCAACATTAATCAAAAAAGAGACCATCGGTTTGTCTGGATGTCCCCGATAAATAGGCGATGGGGGCAAATCAGATAAGTGAATAGACGGCGATACTTGTTTATATACAAGCTGTTGTTCAGAAAATGTCCCATTTTGCTTCATTTGCTTATATGATGCCTCAACATCTATGACTAGCCCATTATATCCAGGAATGGCTTTCCATACAGCATCTATTTTCGCATTTTGCGCAGGAATATTATACTGCTCTGCTCGCTCCGTAATTTGAATGTATAGCGGATCGCTTTGTTTTGCCACCGTCACATGCCGTAACTCATGGATGTACGTTGTCGTCCATGGGTTTTGTACAATCATAGCCGCCATACATATGATCATCGTTAAGAAAAACGCTCGCCGCACGCTTCGTCCCCTCCTTTTCTAATAAAGAGGGTATGTGTAAGAGGGACAAGGTAGAACGAGCATGAAAAAATTTTACACATAGCAAAGAAGCCAAGGGGATGCGAACCCAAGGCTCCAATTTTATTGCTCGGCTTCTTTTTGATCGCGTAATACGGCCTTGCGCGACAAGTTTACGCGACCTTGTTTATCAATTTCTGTTACTTTCACTAAAATTTCATCGCCGATGGAAACAACATCTTCTACCTTTCCGACGCGTTCCTCCGCTAATTCTGAAATGTGTACAAGACCATCTTTTCCACTAAACAATTCGACAAACGCTCCAAATTTTTCAATCCGTTTCACTTTGCCTAAATATACTTGTCCAACTTCCACTTCACGAACGATATCTTCAATGATCTTTTTCGCTTTTTTGTTCATTTCTTCATTTACTGATGAAATGAAGATCGTTCCATCTTGTTCGATATCAATTTTTACGCCTGTTTCTTCAATAATTTTGTTAATTTGCTTTCCGCTTGGACCGATCACATCACGAATTTTATCAGGATTAATTTGCATCGTTAAAATTTTTGGTGCATATGGCGATAGCTCTTTACGCGGTCCGCTAATCGTTTGCATCATATGTTTTAAAATTTCGAGACGACCTTTGCGCGCTTGTTGCAACGCTTCTTCTAAAATTTCACGAGACAATCCTTTAATTTTAATATCCATTTGCAAGGCGGTGACCCCTTGTTCTGTACCGGCCACTTTAAAGTCCATGTCGCCAAGATGGTCTTCCATACCTTGAATATCTGTTAAAATCGTATAATGTTCACCGCTTTTCACAAGCCCCATCGCAATACCTGCAACAGGTGCTTTAATCGGCACTCCCGCATCCATCATGGCAAGCGTACTTGCACAAATGCTTGCTTGAGACGTGGAACCGTTTGATTCTAACACTTCAGACACGAGACGAATCGTATATGGGAACTCTTTTTCAGATGGGATGACTGGCTCAAGTGCGCGCTCACCAAGCGCACCATGCCCGATTTCACGACGGCCTGGTCCACGCATCGCTCCTGTTTCTCCAACGGAGAATGGCGGGAAATTGTAATGATGCATAAACCGTTTCGTTTCTTCAATGCCAAGCCCATCTAAAATTTGTACATCACCAAGCGCTCCGAGCGTACATACGCTAAGTGCTTGCGTCTGCCCTCGCGTAAACAAACCAGATCCGTGCGTACGTGGCAAAAGTCCCACAGCTGACGAAAGCGGGCGAATTTCATCAACTTTTCGTCCATCCGGGCGCACTTTTTCTTCTGTAATTAAGCGACGCACTTCTTCTTTCACAAGTTTATATAAAATTTCTTTTACTTGTTTAATCGTTTCTTCGTCCGCTTCTTGTTCTTCGTACGCAGCAACAACTTCCGCTTTTAATTGTTCAATCGCTGCCTCACGCGCCAATTTCTCAGGTACTTGAACAACGCGTTTCACTTCCCCTTCCACGCGCGCACGAATCTCTGCTTCTAGCTGAGCGTCAAGTTCATAGAGAACAACTTCCATTTTCTCTTTGCCGACTTTTGCTGCGATATCTTCTTGAAAGGCGATAAGACGCTTAATTTCTTCATGACCAAACATGATCGCTTCAAGCATAACTTCCTCTGGTACTTCATTAGCTCCTGCTTCAACCATGTTAATTGCGTCTTTTGTCCCTGCAACAATAAGGTGCATATCGCTTTGTTCCATTTGCGCGACAGACGGGTTAATGACAAACTCCCCATTGACGCGACCAACTGTCACTCCTGCAATCGGTCCTTCAAACGGAATATCGGAAATCGTTAACGCAAGGGAAGACCCAAACATGGCTGCCATTTCCGGTGAGCAGTCTTGATCAACGCTCATGACCATGCTGACAACTTGCACTTCGTTTCGAAATCCTTCCGCAAACAATGGACGGATCGGGCGGTCAATGAGACGGCTCGCTAAAATCGCTTTTTCACTCGGACGCCCCTCGCGCTTAATAAATCCCCCTGGAATTTTACCGACAGCGTATAACCGTTCTTCATAGTTCACCGTTAACGGAAAAAAATCTACGCTTTTTGGTTCTTTCGATGCTGTTGCTGTGCTCAATACGACCGTATCGCCGTAACGCACTAACACAGCGCCGTTTGCTTGCTTGGCTAATTCGCCAATTTCAACAGTTAGCGGCCGACCTGCCCAGTCGATCGAAAA comes from Anoxybacillus flavithermus and encodes:
- the pnp gene encoding polyribonucleotide nucleotidyltransferase; the encoded protein is MEQEKHVFSIDWAGRPLTVEIGELAKQANGAVLVRYGDTVVLSTATASKEPKSVDFFPLTVNYEERLYAVGKIPGGFIKREGRPSEKAILASRLIDRPIRPLFAEGFRNEVQVVSMVMSVDQDCSPEMAAMFGSSLALTISDIPFEGPIAGVTVGRVNGEFVINPSVAQMEQSDMHLIVAGTKDAINMVEAGANEVPEEVMLEAIMFGHEEIKRLIAFQEDIAAKVGKEKMEVVLYELDAQLEAEIRARVEGEVKRVVQVPEKLAREAAIEQLKAEVVAAYEEQEADEETIKQVKEILYKLVKEEVRRLITEEKVRPDGRKVDEIRPLSSAVGLLPRTHGSGLFTRGQTQALSVCTLGALGDVQILDGLGIEETKRFMHHYNFPPFSVGETGAMRGPGRREIGHGALGERALEPVIPSEKEFPYTIRLVSEVLESNGSTSQASICASTLAMMDAGVPIKAPVAGIAMGLVKSGEHYTILTDIQGMEDHLGDMDFKVAGTEQGVTALQMDIKIKGLSREILEEALQQARKGRLEILKHMMQTISGPRKELSPYAPKILTMQINPDKIRDVIGPSGKQINKIIEETGVKIDIEQDGTIFISSVNEEMNKKAKKIIEDIVREVEVGQVYLGKVKRIEKFGAFVELFSGKDGLVHISELAEERVGKVEDVVSIGDEILVKVTEIDKQGRVNLSRKAVLRDQKEAEQ